The following are encoded together in the Populus trichocarpa isolate Nisqually-1 chromosome 5, P.trichocarpa_v4.1, whole genome shotgun sequence genome:
- the LOC7494671 gene encoding ubiquitin-like domain-containing protein CIP73 isoform X1 produces MANEYSNEGSSTSHVSGEGSDATVEINIKTLNSQKYSFQVNKNMPVSVFKEKIANEIGVPVSQQRLIFRGRVLKDEHLLSEYQVENGHTLHLVARQPAQPQHSADTSSGDTTRNNGNNASAGAPRNRIGPISHSVVLGTFNVGDQGGGIVPDLNQAIGAVLNSFGIGGQAATNSIGGMLLSNMPNVTGQASQGSETGASRGNIGGQSPAGNQTQFGHPFQSAPQVVQVPLTAAITVPSLHSPIPDSLNTLLEFITRMERVLAQNGDDCKSNLPNTSAASIGDPPRVELPSNARGLPTPEALSIVLRHAEQLLSGPTTAALSRIAGRLEQVVSSTDPAIRGQIQSESMQVGLAMQHLGSLLLELGRTILTLNMGQSPAQSSVNAGPAVYISPSGPNPIMVQPFPLQTNSLFGGSVPPSNPVAFGPVGIGNAPRHVNIHIHAGTSLASVIPAIGNRTSSTGVQGEHGNTASSGVSGPEQVLPVRNVVVATVPLRSAGVTVAAQPGLGLSLSQPPSDSMSLSSIVNEINSQLRQLSGNMQEGNQPASGSIGSDAGNNPTNSEMNSTVFNGVGESSVSLPGVMSEHHGQKTHAEQVQVRDNDPFSSKDIPSSSEDRSSSLKSDDTSQDVSSSSSKHDVPDSTKAVPLGLGLGSLDHKRRTKQPKSLVRSVDSETTNTHPNQNPDTGIIGQQLLQSLAFHSSGTNRNIMPSDPVAPSAGQVMEGRPPINLSSDGQLDTASVVSQVLHSPVINNLLTGVSEQTGVGSPNVLRNMLQQLTQNPQIMNTVSQIAQQVDSQDLGNMFSGLGSGQGGGIDLSGMVRQMMPVVSQVLVRGSPTPQLFPTPEPEPQMQSNERESNGAENPNIQINLHEVAQRIEQFDAPQDVFQAIVGNAARLNGNGSNAEDILHELNNNEDLASDYVEMLQRDIHRRLQDDSGEEKC; encoded by the exons ATGGCAAATGAGTACTCTAATGAAGGCTCCAGTACAAGCCATGTTTCTGGGGAAGGTTCGGATGCAACTGTAGAGATCAATATCAAGACCTTAAATTCTCAGAAATACAGTTTTCAGGTCAACAAAAAT ATGCCAGTTTCCGTATTCAAGGAGAAAATAGCGAATGAAATTGGTGTTCCGGTGAGTCAGCAACGGCTGATTTTCAGGGGAAGGGTCTTGAAGGATGAACACCTCCTTTCTGAATATC AAGTGGAAAATGGCCATACGCTGCACTTGGTTGCAAGGCAGCCTGCACAACCACAACATTCAGCTGATACAAGCTCTGGGGATACAACCAGGAATAATG GAAATAATGCAAGCGCTGGTGCCCCCCGAAACCGCATTGGGCCCATATCTCACAGTGTAGTTCTTGGGACATTTAATGTTGGGGACCAAGGGGGAGGCATTGTTCCAGACCTCAATCAG GCTATTGGGGCTGTTCTGAACTCGTTTGGAATTGGTGGCCAGGCAGCAACCAACAGCATAGGTGGCATGCTATTATCAAATATG CCAAATGTTACTGGTCAAGCTTCTCAGGGAAGTGAAACCGGTGCATCACGTGGCAATATTGGTGGTCAAAGCCCCGCAGGAAATCAAACACAGTTTGGCCATCCATTTCAATCAGCACCTCAAGTTGTGCAAGTTCCTCTGACTGCTGCTATAACTGTTCCTTCACTTCATTCG CCAATTCCTGATTCCTTGAACACACTTTTAGAGTTCATTACGCGCATGGAGCGGGTGCTGGCACAAAATGGTGATGATTGCAAAA GTAATCTGCCAAATACATCAGCAGCCAGCATCGGAGATCCACCAAGGGTAGAATTACCTTCTAATGCACGGGGCTTGCCAACACCTGAAGCTTTGAGTATTGTCCTGCGTCATGCAGAACAGCTTCTTAGTGGTCCCACAACAGCTGCATTATCT CGTATTGCAGGACGTCTGGAACAAGTGGTTTCCTCTACTGATCCTGCGATAAGGGGCCAAATTCAGTCAGAATCAATGCAAGTTGGCCTTGCAATGCAACATCTAGGTTCTCTTCTTCTAGAACTTGGTCGCACAATCTTGACATTGAATATGGGACAATCACCT GCACAATCTTCTGTAAATGCTGGGCCTGCTGTTTATATTTCCCCATCAGGGCCTAATCCCATAATGGTCCAG CCCTTTCCTCTTCAAACCAATTCCCTTTTTGGTGGTTCGGTTCCACCATCAAATCCCGTTGCATTTGGCCCTGTTGGTATTGGAAATGCTCCAAGGCATGTAAACATTCATATACATGCTG GGACCTCGTTGGCATCAGTTATTCCGGCCATAGGTAACAGGACAAGTAGTACAGGGGTGCAGGGCGAACATGGTAATACTGCCAGTTCAGGTGTTTCAGGCCCAGAGCAGGTGCTACCAGTGAGAAATGTTGTTGTAGCAACAGTCCCGTTACGCTCTGCTGGTGTTACAGTTGCTGCACAACCTGGTCTTGGGCTTTCTCTGTCACAGCCACCTTCTGATTCCATGTCATTAAGCTCTATAGTGAATGAAATAAACTCGCAACTGAGACAACTTTCTGGCAATATGCAGGAGGGAAACCAGCCTGCGTCAG GCTCCATTGGATCTGATGCTGGTAACAATCCAACTAACTCAGAGATGAATAGCACTGTGTTCAATGGAGTTGGGGAATCCAGTGTGTCCTTACCTGGGGTTATGTCAGAACACCATGGTCAGAAG ACACATGCTGAACAGGTCCAGGTACGTGACAATGATCCTTTTAGCTCAAAAGACATACCATCTTCTTCAGAGGACAGATCGTCTTCTCTGAAGTCTGATGATACTTCTCAAGATGTTTCCAGTTCCAGCAGTAAGCATGATGTTCCTGACAGCACTAAAGCTGTTCCGCTTGGTTTGGGTTTGGGGAGTTTGGACCACAAG AGACGAACCAAGCAGCCAAAATCTCTTGTCAGGAGTGTTGATAGTGAAACAACCAATACCCATCCCAATCAGAACCCAGACACTGGGATCATTGGCCAACAGCTTTTACAATCTCTTGCATTTCACAGCTCTGGCACAAATAGAAATATCATGCCCTCAGATCCAGTAGCCCCCTCTGCTGGGCAGGTCATGGAGGGTAGACCACCAATAAATTTAAGTTCTGATGGCCAGTTGGACACCGCTAGTGTTGTGTCTCAGGTTTTACATAGTCCTGTTATAAACAACTTGTTGACAGGGGTTTCAGAACAAACTGGTGTTGGTTCTCCGAATGTCTTGAGGAATATGTTGCAACAGCTTACTCAGAATCCCCAAATAATGAACACTGTCAGTCAGATTGCTCAGCAGGTTGACAGCCAAGATCTTGGAAATATGTTCTCAGGTTTAGGAAGTGGCCAAGGTGGCGGAATTGATCTGTCAGGGATGGTCCGACAGATGATGCCCGTTGTTTCCCAGGTTCTTGTCCGTGGATCACCCACTCCCCAGCTGTTTCCTACCCCAGAACCTGAACCCCAGATGCAATCCAATGAGAGGGAATCAAATGGAGCTGAAAATCCTAACATTCAG ATCAACCTTCATGAAGTGGCTCAGAGGATTGAACAGTTTGATGCACCTCAAGATGTTTTCCAAGCCATTGTCGGAAATGCAGCAAGGTTGAATGGCAATGGAAGCAATGCTGAAGATATTCTGCATGAGTTGAACAACAATGAGGATTTAGCCAGT GATTATGTAGAGATGCTGCAGCGTGATATTCACCGACGACTTCAGGATGACTCTGGGGAGGAAAAGTgctaa
- the LOC7494671 gene encoding ubiquitin-like domain-containing protein CIP73 isoform X3, which translates to MANEYSNEGSSTSHVSGEGSDATVEINIKTLNSQKYSFQVNKNMPVSVFKEKIANEIGVPVSQQRLIFRGRVLKDEHLLSEYQVENGHTLHLVARQPAQPQHSADTSSGDTTRNNGNNASAGAPRNRIGPISHSVVLGTFNVGDQGGGIVPDLNQAIGAVLNSFGIGGQAATNSIGGMLLSNMPNVTGQASQGSETGASRGNIGGQSPAGNQTQFGHPFQSAPQVVQVPLTAAITVPSLHSPIPDSLNTLLEFITRMERVLAQNGDDCKSNLPNTSAASIGDPPRVELPSNARGLPTPEALSIVLRHAEQLLSGPTTAALSRIAGRLEQVVSSTDPAIRGQIQSESMQVGLAMQHLGSLLLELGRTILTLNMGQSPAQSSVNAGPAVYISPSGPNPIMVQPFPLQTNSLFGGSVPPSNPVAFGPVGIGNAPRHVNIHIHAGTSLASVIPAIGNRTSSTGVQGEHGNTASSGVSGPEQVLPVRNVVVATVPLRSAGVTVAAQPGLGLSLSQPPSDSMSLSSIVNEINSQLRQLSGNMQEGNQPASGSIGSDAGNNPTNSEMNSTVFNGVGESSVSLPGVMSEHHGQKVQVRDNDPFSSKDIPSSSEDRSSSLKSDDTSQDVSSSSSKHDVPDSTKAVPLGLGLGSLDHKRRTKQPKSLVRSVDSETTNTHPNQNPDTGIIGQQLLQSLAFHSSGTNRNIMPSDPVAPSAGQVMEGRPPINLSSDGQLDTASVVSQVLHSPVINNLLTGVSEQTGVGSPNVLRNMLQQLTQNPQIMNTVSQIAQQVDSQDLGNMFSGLGSGQGGGIDLSGMVRQMMPVVSQVLVRGSPTPQLFPTPEPEPQMQSNERESNGAENPNIQINLHEVAQRIEQFDAPQDVFQAIVGNAARLNGNGSNAEDILHELNNNEDLASDYVEMLQRDIHRRLQDDSGEEKC; encoded by the exons ATGGCAAATGAGTACTCTAATGAAGGCTCCAGTACAAGCCATGTTTCTGGGGAAGGTTCGGATGCAACTGTAGAGATCAATATCAAGACCTTAAATTCTCAGAAATACAGTTTTCAGGTCAACAAAAAT ATGCCAGTTTCCGTATTCAAGGAGAAAATAGCGAATGAAATTGGTGTTCCGGTGAGTCAGCAACGGCTGATTTTCAGGGGAAGGGTCTTGAAGGATGAACACCTCCTTTCTGAATATC AAGTGGAAAATGGCCATACGCTGCACTTGGTTGCAAGGCAGCCTGCACAACCACAACATTCAGCTGATACAAGCTCTGGGGATACAACCAGGAATAATG GAAATAATGCAAGCGCTGGTGCCCCCCGAAACCGCATTGGGCCCATATCTCACAGTGTAGTTCTTGGGACATTTAATGTTGGGGACCAAGGGGGAGGCATTGTTCCAGACCTCAATCAG GCTATTGGGGCTGTTCTGAACTCGTTTGGAATTGGTGGCCAGGCAGCAACCAACAGCATAGGTGGCATGCTATTATCAAATATG CCAAATGTTACTGGTCAAGCTTCTCAGGGAAGTGAAACCGGTGCATCACGTGGCAATATTGGTGGTCAAAGCCCCGCAGGAAATCAAACACAGTTTGGCCATCCATTTCAATCAGCACCTCAAGTTGTGCAAGTTCCTCTGACTGCTGCTATAACTGTTCCTTCACTTCATTCG CCAATTCCTGATTCCTTGAACACACTTTTAGAGTTCATTACGCGCATGGAGCGGGTGCTGGCACAAAATGGTGATGATTGCAAAA GTAATCTGCCAAATACATCAGCAGCCAGCATCGGAGATCCACCAAGGGTAGAATTACCTTCTAATGCACGGGGCTTGCCAACACCTGAAGCTTTGAGTATTGTCCTGCGTCATGCAGAACAGCTTCTTAGTGGTCCCACAACAGCTGCATTATCT CGTATTGCAGGACGTCTGGAACAAGTGGTTTCCTCTACTGATCCTGCGATAAGGGGCCAAATTCAGTCAGAATCAATGCAAGTTGGCCTTGCAATGCAACATCTAGGTTCTCTTCTTCTAGAACTTGGTCGCACAATCTTGACATTGAATATGGGACAATCACCT GCACAATCTTCTGTAAATGCTGGGCCTGCTGTTTATATTTCCCCATCAGGGCCTAATCCCATAATGGTCCAG CCCTTTCCTCTTCAAACCAATTCCCTTTTTGGTGGTTCGGTTCCACCATCAAATCCCGTTGCATTTGGCCCTGTTGGTATTGGAAATGCTCCAAGGCATGTAAACATTCATATACATGCTG GGACCTCGTTGGCATCAGTTATTCCGGCCATAGGTAACAGGACAAGTAGTACAGGGGTGCAGGGCGAACATGGTAATACTGCCAGTTCAGGTGTTTCAGGCCCAGAGCAGGTGCTACCAGTGAGAAATGTTGTTGTAGCAACAGTCCCGTTACGCTCTGCTGGTGTTACAGTTGCTGCACAACCTGGTCTTGGGCTTTCTCTGTCACAGCCACCTTCTGATTCCATGTCATTAAGCTCTATAGTGAATGAAATAAACTCGCAACTGAGACAACTTTCTGGCAATATGCAGGAGGGAAACCAGCCTGCGTCAG GCTCCATTGGATCTGATGCTGGTAACAATCCAACTAACTCAGAGATGAATAGCACTGTGTTCAATGGAGTTGGGGAATCCAGTGTGTCCTTACCTGGGGTTATGTCAGAACACCATGGTCAGAAG GTCCAGGTACGTGACAATGATCCTTTTAGCTCAAAAGACATACCATCTTCTTCAGAGGACAGATCGTCTTCTCTGAAGTCTGATGATACTTCTCAAGATGTTTCCAGTTCCAGCAGTAAGCATGATGTTCCTGACAGCACTAAAGCTGTTCCGCTTGGTTTGGGTTTGGGGAGTTTGGACCACAAG AGACGAACCAAGCAGCCAAAATCTCTTGTCAGGAGTGTTGATAGTGAAACAACCAATACCCATCCCAATCAGAACCCAGACACTGGGATCATTGGCCAACAGCTTTTACAATCTCTTGCATTTCACAGCTCTGGCACAAATAGAAATATCATGCCCTCAGATCCAGTAGCCCCCTCTGCTGGGCAGGTCATGGAGGGTAGACCACCAATAAATTTAAGTTCTGATGGCCAGTTGGACACCGCTAGTGTTGTGTCTCAGGTTTTACATAGTCCTGTTATAAACAACTTGTTGACAGGGGTTTCAGAACAAACTGGTGTTGGTTCTCCGAATGTCTTGAGGAATATGTTGCAACAGCTTACTCAGAATCCCCAAATAATGAACACTGTCAGTCAGATTGCTCAGCAGGTTGACAGCCAAGATCTTGGAAATATGTTCTCAGGTTTAGGAAGTGGCCAAGGTGGCGGAATTGATCTGTCAGGGATGGTCCGACAGATGATGCCCGTTGTTTCCCAGGTTCTTGTCCGTGGATCACCCACTCCCCAGCTGTTTCCTACCCCAGAACCTGAACCCCAGATGCAATCCAATGAGAGGGAATCAAATGGAGCTGAAAATCCTAACATTCAG ATCAACCTTCATGAAGTGGCTCAGAGGATTGAACAGTTTGATGCACCTCAAGATGTTTTCCAAGCCATTGTCGGAAATGCAGCAAGGTTGAATGGCAATGGAAGCAATGCTGAAGATATTCTGCATGAGTTGAACAACAATGAGGATTTAGCCAGT GATTATGTAGAGATGCTGCAGCGTGATATTCACCGACGACTTCAGGATGACTCTGGGGAGGAAAAGTgctaa
- the LOC7494671 gene encoding ubiquitin-like domain-containing protein CIP73 isoform X4, with translation MANEYSNEGSSTSHVSGEGSDATVEINIKTLNSQKYSFQVNKNMPVSVFKEKIANEIGVPVSQQRLIFRGRVLKDEHLLSEYQVENGHTLHLVARQPAQPQHSADTSSGDTTRNNGNNASAGAPRNRIGPISHSVVLGTFNVGDQGGGIVPDLNQAIGAVLNSFGIGGQAATNSIGGMLLSNMPNVTGQASQGSETGASRGNIGGQSPAGNQTQFGHPFQSAPQVVQVPLTAAITVPSLHSPIPDSLNTLLEFITRMERVLAQNGNLPNTSAASIGDPPRVELPSNARGLPTPEALSIVLRHAEQLLSGPTTAALSRIAGRLEQVVSSTDPAIRGQIQSESMQVGLAMQHLGSLLLELGRTILTLNMGQSPAQSSVNAGPAVYISPSGPNPIMVQPFPLQTNSLFGGSVPPSNPVAFGPVGIGNAPRHVNIHIHAGTSLASVIPAIGNRTSSTGVQGEHGNTASSGVSGPEQVLPVRNVVVATVPLRSAGVTVAAQPGLGLSLSQPPSDSMSLSSIVNEINSQLRQLSGNMQEGNQPASGSIGSDAGNNPTNSEMNSTVFNGVGESSVSLPGVMSEHHGQKVQVRDNDPFSSKDIPSSSEDRSSSLKSDDTSQDVSSSSSKHDVPDSTKAVPLGLGLGSLDHKRRTKQPKSLVRSVDSETTNTHPNQNPDTGIIGQQLLQSLAFHSSGTNRNIMPSDPVAPSAGQVMEGRPPINLSSDGQLDTASVVSQVLHSPVINNLLTGVSEQTGVGSPNVLRNMLQQLTQNPQIMNTVSQIAQQVDSQDLGNMFSGLGSGQGGGIDLSGMVRQMMPVVSQVLVRGSPTPQLFPTPEPEPQMQSNERESNGAENPNIQINLHEVAQRIEQFDAPQDVFQAIVGNAARLNGNGSNAEDILHELNNNEDLASDYVEMLQRDIHRRLQDDSGEEKC, from the exons ATGGCAAATGAGTACTCTAATGAAGGCTCCAGTACAAGCCATGTTTCTGGGGAAGGTTCGGATGCAACTGTAGAGATCAATATCAAGACCTTAAATTCTCAGAAATACAGTTTTCAGGTCAACAAAAAT ATGCCAGTTTCCGTATTCAAGGAGAAAATAGCGAATGAAATTGGTGTTCCGGTGAGTCAGCAACGGCTGATTTTCAGGGGAAGGGTCTTGAAGGATGAACACCTCCTTTCTGAATATC AAGTGGAAAATGGCCATACGCTGCACTTGGTTGCAAGGCAGCCTGCACAACCACAACATTCAGCTGATACAAGCTCTGGGGATACAACCAGGAATAATG GAAATAATGCAAGCGCTGGTGCCCCCCGAAACCGCATTGGGCCCATATCTCACAGTGTAGTTCTTGGGACATTTAATGTTGGGGACCAAGGGGGAGGCATTGTTCCAGACCTCAATCAG GCTATTGGGGCTGTTCTGAACTCGTTTGGAATTGGTGGCCAGGCAGCAACCAACAGCATAGGTGGCATGCTATTATCAAATATG CCAAATGTTACTGGTCAAGCTTCTCAGGGAAGTGAAACCGGTGCATCACGTGGCAATATTGGTGGTCAAAGCCCCGCAGGAAATCAAACACAGTTTGGCCATCCATTTCAATCAGCACCTCAAGTTGTGCAAGTTCCTCTGACTGCTGCTATAACTGTTCCTTCACTTCATTCG CCAATTCCTGATTCCTTGAACACACTTTTAGAGTTCATTACGCGCATGGAGCGGGTGCTGGCACAAAATG GTAATCTGCCAAATACATCAGCAGCCAGCATCGGAGATCCACCAAGGGTAGAATTACCTTCTAATGCACGGGGCTTGCCAACACCTGAAGCTTTGAGTATTGTCCTGCGTCATGCAGAACAGCTTCTTAGTGGTCCCACAACAGCTGCATTATCT CGTATTGCAGGACGTCTGGAACAAGTGGTTTCCTCTACTGATCCTGCGATAAGGGGCCAAATTCAGTCAGAATCAATGCAAGTTGGCCTTGCAATGCAACATCTAGGTTCTCTTCTTCTAGAACTTGGTCGCACAATCTTGACATTGAATATGGGACAATCACCT GCACAATCTTCTGTAAATGCTGGGCCTGCTGTTTATATTTCCCCATCAGGGCCTAATCCCATAATGGTCCAG CCCTTTCCTCTTCAAACCAATTCCCTTTTTGGTGGTTCGGTTCCACCATCAAATCCCGTTGCATTTGGCCCTGTTGGTATTGGAAATGCTCCAAGGCATGTAAACATTCATATACATGCTG GGACCTCGTTGGCATCAGTTATTCCGGCCATAGGTAACAGGACAAGTAGTACAGGGGTGCAGGGCGAACATGGTAATACTGCCAGTTCAGGTGTTTCAGGCCCAGAGCAGGTGCTACCAGTGAGAAATGTTGTTGTAGCAACAGTCCCGTTACGCTCTGCTGGTGTTACAGTTGCTGCACAACCTGGTCTTGGGCTTTCTCTGTCACAGCCACCTTCTGATTCCATGTCATTAAGCTCTATAGTGAATGAAATAAACTCGCAACTGAGACAACTTTCTGGCAATATGCAGGAGGGAAACCAGCCTGCGTCAG GCTCCATTGGATCTGATGCTGGTAACAATCCAACTAACTCAGAGATGAATAGCACTGTGTTCAATGGAGTTGGGGAATCCAGTGTGTCCTTACCTGGGGTTATGTCAGAACACCATGGTCAGAAG GTCCAGGTACGTGACAATGATCCTTTTAGCTCAAAAGACATACCATCTTCTTCAGAGGACAGATCGTCTTCTCTGAAGTCTGATGATACTTCTCAAGATGTTTCCAGTTCCAGCAGTAAGCATGATGTTCCTGACAGCACTAAAGCTGTTCCGCTTGGTTTGGGTTTGGGGAGTTTGGACCACAAG AGACGAACCAAGCAGCCAAAATCTCTTGTCAGGAGTGTTGATAGTGAAACAACCAATACCCATCCCAATCAGAACCCAGACACTGGGATCATTGGCCAACAGCTTTTACAATCTCTTGCATTTCACAGCTCTGGCACAAATAGAAATATCATGCCCTCAGATCCAGTAGCCCCCTCTGCTGGGCAGGTCATGGAGGGTAGACCACCAATAAATTTAAGTTCTGATGGCCAGTTGGACACCGCTAGTGTTGTGTCTCAGGTTTTACATAGTCCTGTTATAAACAACTTGTTGACAGGGGTTTCAGAACAAACTGGTGTTGGTTCTCCGAATGTCTTGAGGAATATGTTGCAACAGCTTACTCAGAATCCCCAAATAATGAACACTGTCAGTCAGATTGCTCAGCAGGTTGACAGCCAAGATCTTGGAAATATGTTCTCAGGTTTAGGAAGTGGCCAAGGTGGCGGAATTGATCTGTCAGGGATGGTCCGACAGATGATGCCCGTTGTTTCCCAGGTTCTTGTCCGTGGATCACCCACTCCCCAGCTGTTTCCTACCCCAGAACCTGAACCCCAGATGCAATCCAATGAGAGGGAATCAAATGGAGCTGAAAATCCTAACATTCAG ATCAACCTTCATGAAGTGGCTCAGAGGATTGAACAGTTTGATGCACCTCAAGATGTTTTCCAAGCCATTGTCGGAAATGCAGCAAGGTTGAATGGCAATGGAAGCAATGCTGAAGATATTCTGCATGAGTTGAACAACAATGAGGATTTAGCCAGT GATTATGTAGAGATGCTGCAGCGTGATATTCACCGACGACTTCAGGATGACTCTGGGGAGGAAAAGTgctaa